In Edaphobacter paludis, a single window of DNA contains:
- the rpe gene encoding ribulose-phosphate 3-epimerase, giving the protein MIELAFSILASDFAHLADEVAAAERGGGTIVHVDVMDGHFVPNITFGPPMVKALRPVTKLPLDCHLMVENPDAFIPAFAEAGADMLSVQQEVCRHLHRTLQLIEQHGMLPGVVINPGTPVDTLIEVLPMVHYVLVMSVNPGFGGQKFLPLALEKIAYLAELREEMGLNFRIEVDGGVAHDTVGSVVEAGADMLVAGSAIFSPGRTEQNAQEFLKTARAAASDEK; this is encoded by the coding sequence TTGATTGAACTGGCATTTTCGATACTGGCGTCGGACTTCGCGCATCTGGCCGATGAAGTAGCAGCGGCGGAGCGCGGTGGTGGGACGATCGTCCACGTGGACGTGATGGATGGGCATTTTGTGCCGAATATTACGTTCGGTCCGCCCATGGTCAAGGCGCTGCGTCCGGTGACAAAGCTGCCGCTGGACTGCCATCTGATGGTCGAGAATCCCGATGCGTTTATTCCGGCGTTTGCCGAGGCCGGAGCGGACATGCTGAGCGTGCAGCAGGAGGTTTGCCGACACCTGCACCGAACGCTCCAGTTGATTGAGCAGCATGGGATGCTGCCCGGTGTCGTGATAAATCCGGGGACGCCAGTAGATACGCTGATCGAAGTGCTTCCGATGGTGCATTATGTGCTGGTGATGAGTGTGAATCCGGGATTTGGCGGGCAGAAGTTTCTGCCGCTTGCGCTCGAGAAGATCGCGTATCTGGCCGAGTTGCGGGAGGAAATGGGATTGAATTTCCGCATCGAGGTGGACGGTGGCGTTGCTCACGATACGGTGGGTAGCGTGGTCGAAGCAGGAGCGGATATGCTGGTTGCCGGCTCGGCCATCTTCAGCCCTGGCAGGACGGAGCAGAACGCGCAGGAGTTTTTGAAGACTGCACGTGCCGCCGCGTCCGACGAGAAGTAG
- a CDS encoding excinuclease ABC subunit C: protein MGLTFHFDHIVPFEPERAEEILRAVPALPGVFALCGAREGDEPYLTRTADLRRRMRRLLDPPESQSKRLNLREKVARIEYCVTGSEFESSLVLYQAAVALFGYTEARRRLKLHTPYFLRLTMENAYPRVYSTNRLSKRGLPHLYGPFPSRAAAERYCDAVLDLFKLRRCWEDLEPYPGHPGCVYGEMKKCMEPCKQACTPEEYAAEARAVEAFFDTHGESRLAVIEQEREQASAEMEFEKAAALHGLWQKVKAAAALADEMVQPIPKLRALIVQAAAEDRERPEQAALFLLEGGCIAGPERLSTLGVRAVKEQTSVGSSLFAQPLMLQAVPLEGEAGTPADSPEVRAAAVLAVLEARVGKVNDLALLSDHLSLFKRWYYRPEKQRTGEVFLPNADGGWPMRRILRGAARAALGEPKKMAETQREAAKGAKTKILHEGRPDVERVVVVADKREKLD, encoded by the coding sequence GTGGGATTGACCTTCCATTTCGACCATATCGTACCCTTTGAGCCAGAGCGCGCCGAAGAGATTCTGCGTGCGGTTCCTGCGCTTCCCGGGGTCTTTGCGTTATGTGGCGCGCGAGAGGGCGATGAGCCTTATCTGACGCGCACGGCGGACTTGCGGCGGCGCATGCGGCGGCTGCTCGATCCTCCGGAGTCGCAGTCGAAGCGACTGAATCTGCGGGAGAAGGTGGCGCGGATCGAGTATTGCGTTACCGGATCGGAGTTTGAGTCGTCGCTGGTGCTGTATCAGGCGGCGGTAGCTTTGTTCGGCTATACGGAGGCTCGGCGCAGGCTGAAGCTGCATACTCCTTATTTTTTGCGGTTGACGATGGAGAATGCGTATCCGCGGGTGTACTCGACCAACCGTCTCAGCAAGCGTGGGCTGCCACATCTGTATGGGCCGTTTCCTTCGCGTGCGGCTGCGGAACGGTACTGCGATGCGGTGCTCGATCTCTTTAAGCTGCGCCGGTGCTGGGAGGACCTGGAGCCATATCCGGGACATCCCGGGTGCGTCTATGGCGAGATGAAGAAGTGCATGGAGCCCTGCAAGCAGGCTTGCACACCGGAGGAGTATGCGGCGGAGGCGCGGGCGGTGGAGGCGTTCTTCGACACGCACGGCGAGAGCAGGCTGGCGGTGATCGAGCAGGAGCGCGAACAGGCTTCGGCGGAGATGGAGTTTGAGAAGGCGGCGGCGCTGCATGGTCTGTGGCAGAAGGTAAAGGCCGCGGCGGCGCTGGCGGACGAGATGGTGCAGCCGATTCCGAAGCTGCGAGCGTTGATCGTGCAGGCAGCCGCCGAGGATAGAGAGCGGCCGGAGCAGGCAGCGCTGTTTTTGCTGGAGGGTGGATGCATTGCCGGGCCGGAGCGGCTTTCGACACTGGGGGTAAGGGCGGTGAAGGAGCAGACGAGCGTGGGCAGCTCATTGTTTGCGCAGCCATTGATGTTGCAGGCGGTGCCGCTGGAGGGAGAGGCGGGTACGCCTGCGGACTCGCCTGAGGTGAGGGCTGCGGCGGTGCTGGCAGTGCTTGAGGCCAGGGTGGGGAAAGTGAACGATCTGGCGCTGTTGAGCGATCATCTGTCGCTGTTCAAGCGGTGGTATTACAGGCCGGAGAAGCAGCGGACGGGCGAGGTGTTTCTGCCGAACGCCGATGGAGGCTGGCCGATGCGGCGAATTCTGCGTGGAGCCGCGAGAGCGGCGCTGGGCGAGCCGAAGAAGATGGCGGAGACGCAGCGGGAGGCCGCGAAGGGCGCGAAGACGAAGATTCTGCATGAAGGCAGGCCTGACGTCGAGCGGGTGGTTGTGGTGGCTGATAAGAGAGAGAAGCTCGATTAG